The Larus michahellis chromosome 8, bLarMic1.1, whole genome shotgun sequence nucleotide sequence CACAGAATGGACTTCAAGGGACTCATTTTATCGTTACCATATTATCATAATTACGAGGAACAGCCGAGTAACTCATGATGAGTAGAGCTCTTCAAAACTATGTTATGAACAGtaaatgtcagaaaaaagaatctgaaatacaaaaatgttttcaggtttttttgaagttaaaatgttttattctatGACTTCTAAATTTTAGAATTTGATTTTAAGGTAAACTCTTCTACTTATGAACTGAgccagattaaaagaaaaaggttaataaAGGTGTGTTAGGCTATGagtcaagaaaacagaaaacaaatctttttcttttctcaaaagcCACAGACGGCATTTTGTGTTCCCCTGACCTCGAtgtcctccttttccccctcagCTCAGCTCCCCAGTGAACACAGCGACAGCTTTAGGCATCTGTTTTGCACAGCGTCCGAACTGGTATGACCCAGAGACACTATTTACACTGCAGAATGCTTCATACACGGAGAACTTCCCGTAACTGATGTCTCCCACACCTCGCAACACAGACCAGCAGTCTGTTCATATACTAACATACACCCATGGGAAATAAGAATCACGTTTTTAAAGATGTCAGACATATAATTTTCCATCGCTTAGTCGGTATCTGTTGTCTAAAGTTTTCTCCAGAGCTTTCTGTACCAACTACAGCTGCTTAAAAATATATCCCTCTAGAGGCATTCAGTGGCTTCTCTACAGATCAGCTACATTAGATCCCGTATTGCAATGTTTTTTCCCATAAACACAGGGGTCAACACGTCTCTGAGCAGGTACTTGGCATGCACCTTGCTGCCAAACGATGTGCCTATATCAGCTGCATTATGGGGAAAATACCTGTGCTCTTACACCCGGCTGTGATGCACGGTGAAGCCCTTGGGTGCTTCAGGGCAAGGAAAAAGGCAGAGCTGATGTGAGGAGGTCAGGGAAGTGCAAGCTGGCCTCCTCGCTGGGTACCGGGTCCTGCCACGGATGGAACTGTGGACCTGCCGCTTGGGAAGCCAGGGGTGGGGCCTGTGTGCTACACTCCATCCTCCGAGTCCTATGGAATGCCTCACTTTTCCGGCACAGgtcctttttctgcttgcaaatctCTTCTGGGCAGGACTTGAAGACCTTGACGGTCTGAATTTACTGTCTGGAAATCCTGCCGAATTGAGGTGCAGTAGGTCCGCACATTTTGATGTGTCTACTGTGTATGTCAAAGAGATGGATGCCTACGCACAGGGGCTCTGATGTCTGACGCACATCTAATTCACTGCCTTTGCAAAGGCCAGCGGTACCAGGCACTAAATAAACTGGCAGCCAGTCCTGGAAACAGCCTGAGGGACGAGACGCGCAGACCATTATCCGCAGCCCTGTCCAACTTCTTGACTTCAGCCTTTCGAAAGAACTGAGACGCTCTGCACCAGCTGCACCACGAGCCGAGCGATCCCAGCCCAGGCTTTCCCACAGAAGGCTGTCTTCAGAGCCGTGTCACCCAGAGAGGTCACAGCTGGaccactgctgtccccagaaaCTGGGACAGTCACAGCAAGAGTGACCAGGACAAGAGGATACGGGGGAGGATTTTTCCATTCAAAGGGATATTCTGGGTGCCAGATCAATAACCACGTGTTGACCTTGGAAAGACTTAGATGAGGCCGGAAGGCAGGGCACTCGGACAGCAAAGTagaattgtttttgtttctttaaatagaaGCAGTTGAGGATTCCATCCActacatttaatttaaataagaatgaaaataagtAACCGTTGGTAGagcttttcaaaaatacagaTAGATACAGATCCAGACCACAACAAACAGCCACTTGTGCACCAGAACCATACAACCACAATCCCACCACTTCCTCTGCCACCTCCGGCTGTTTGGGACACTGTCACTGTCACCGTCACTGCCCGGCCCGTGCTGCAGCACCTGCCTCCTGTGCCCACCGGAGCCCggcacagcagggctggcagcatcaccgtgccgtgaggagcagcagcaccacatGAATGCGCTGTGCCCACCTTACAGTCGAGGGAAACCACCTCCCGTCTGGCCTTCCCAGTATTGGCGTTACTTTCTCCCAGCTCAGCTCTTCCTTTGGGAACTCTGCAATGACCCTTGTTTTGCAGACCTTCTTATCCTGTTCTTTTGTTAGCAAATCCATGGGGCTACAAAAATATCAGGCTAATAAAACACATTTCCCAAGCAGGCAACCGCTGCTTATTTTTGATGTTATTACATAATATTCCTTTACCGGAATACTTGTTGGACCAACAATTGCCCTACTGGAAATTTTATTTGTTAGACATCCTTAGAGGCTGTTTATCATGGCCTGTACTGGTCttctaaatgaatttaaaaaaagactgcAAAAGGTAAAGAAACAACATCCGGTGGAATAAAGTCAATGGAACTACACAATTTATGCCAATAAAAAATATGGCTCAAAATGCATATAGTAATAAAGTTGATAACTGTATTTATTCAATTAGAGTAGATAAAACTTTACTGTTATCACTGAATGTAGTTCTGTAATAATATTAAACCTCCACTCGCCTGGTTTTCAAATGTACAACCAAAGACAAGATGCTTTTTGTGAGATATCTATACGGTGTTTTGAATGAAGATGGATTGTAGTACCCAAGAACTTTTTGGGGTTGTTTCCTAggctcccagctggcagccatcGCTGTGATACATCGGCAGTGGCTTAACCTTACATGGGCGGCCCGTGTTACCTCGGGGACTCCCAGGCAGCTCACTATTATATTGCAAAGAGTTTAGAACAAACTTCCATTGtagttagggaaaaaaaaaaggcaaaaactttccaaaaatatttgTCCAGTTTTAGAAACAATGTCAGAACCTGCTGCTATATGCAGCAAAAGATGGAGAATAAAACAGCTGATGTGCTTAAAGGTGCATATTTTTCAGCCAAGCCAGAGCTGAGTGTCTGGTCTGGAACGTAGGGTGAGAATCTGATGGGAAATTCCTGGTCCCAGACTGCAAAGTCTTTCCTTGAGAAAGCTTCCaaaaaaacaaatgtgttttctatGCATCATGAAGACATGAGGATTCATCCTCTTACAATGCTTCTCCTCTCCCATCAGCCCTCATCTGTTGCTTCAATAATTCTCTCGCACATAAAGAAGCGAGCTGCAGAAGGAACAGAGGATGCTCCTGATGAAATGCCAACAGTGGCTGTGGTGAGTGAACTGTGGAAAGCCACGATGGAGAGGATATGATTTTCCCCTGTAATGACTACCAATACCTACAGTCATGTACCatcttgttttaaaatcaaaattataaTTTTGTGACATTAAATTTTTAGGGCTCTCTTCCGCCGCCGCTGATGAAGCTGAGGCTGAACAAGAGACTTCGGTTTCAGCAGGCCAAATGCCATTACAGACTCCGCTGGTGGACCCCAAAGCAGAACTTCCCATTGCCCAGCATGGGCATGGATtccttttttaaagtagaaatactGCCTGTCGCAGGCAAAGCTAAGGCAAGGCCAGCATCCGCACCGGCTTAACCTTGGCTCTGCCCCTCGCTGTAACTGCTCGTCCATCGGATTGACAGTAATTCAGAAAGGATCCCAGTTATATGGCACCTGACGATCTACCTTTATTAGTGACCTTCTTGCAGTAGGGCAATGCAGCACCTCCTGGTGTGCACAGACCACAGAGGGATCGCTATGTcctggggaaaactgtttctcGGAGCCGGCTCCGCTCCAAGGCCATGCTGGTTTCTGCACCGCACGTCTGGCACAGGCACCAGCAGCTCAGTGGGCAGcgctcccctctgccaccccgcCGGGCACTCGCCGGCATGGCAGCCTCAAGCACATCACTTCTCTGCTCCTGAGGAACATACAACAGTGAAATCATCTGCAATCCTCAGAGAATTGCTGGAGAAAGCTGAGGATTTTAATAAGAACATATTTACAGAAGGATAATCATGCGGGGAATCATGACAGGGTCCCATCAAAGTCTAGCGGGATTCCAACAAATGGGGTCTAATTTTTTGTGACCCTATTTTGTGACAAATACAGTCCAGCAAAATCCAGTCTTTTGGCCAAACTGAATCGATCAGTACGCTGGGGCAGCTTTGAAACCGGTGGCTATTTCAGCCTCAGACGGCAGCAGAGCGTTAGTGGGAAGAGTGACTGACTCATAGAAAAGGAGACTGCTATTCTCCTTGCAGCTCAGTGATaccactgtctttttttctctctaagtgAAGGTGCTTTCCATAGCTATGTTTTGCACACATAAAATTATTACAAAAcgatatatttttaataaaaatacccgTAAAGGAGAATGTATTTAACTTCCGTCTGACAGGAGGGTTAAGGAGGAGTATTTTaataggaaaagcagcagaacacCTGAGCATTTTGGCTTTAAATAGCCTTGAAACAACACTGTGACTGAATAATTTTGTAGCCTGGAGCTCTAGAAGAATTATTACGAGAATTCCAGTTTGTGCTGCACTGGTGTTTCTGTGCAATCAAGGAATAGCTTCCTCTGTCTTACCTCAGACTCATTTCAATCTGCTGTCAGTTTAGTTCGATGCCTATGCTCCACAGCCGAGCACCAAAATAAATAGAAGATTAGTCTGAACTGGAAACCACTTATGATAAAGCAATCTCTTATTTAAGTGGAGAGTTCTCCCAGGTTCTCCACGCTGAATTCAAGTAAGATCCCGAGTGCACAACAAAAGGAGACAATGCCTGCATTATATATGCACTTCCTCTCTTCTACCAAATCCAGCACGAATCAAGAAAAGGCGGGACACTTCATTAAGCATTTAGAGCACAGCCACTATCGTCAGAAGTTTCACTTTTCTATTAAATCACATTTGATTTTGTCATTTTCATCAACAGATCAAGTCTAAAAATACTGTCTGTGTAGAAGGGCATTGTTTACCTAATAGTAATAGTTGTCAGAATCTTTTAGTTCTCAGTTATAAaactaagatttctttttaaaaaaaaaaaaacacaaaaatatcttctgaaaatCCCTGGACTCCTGTTTCAGCTAAATTTCTTAAAACTGCTAAATGATGCAGCTACAGGTTAAATGAGCTCTACAATCTGGCTTTCACTGAAAAGGCACTTGCATTACTCCATGGTCACTCCTCCAAAAATCTGGCCTCTTATTCCCAATTCATACTTTGCAGTTGTACAGAAAACACTGAAGCGTAGCTCGTATAAATAAGCTCCTCTAGTCATGGCTCTTGATTTCAAGACTGTGAAGACTGGAGAGCATGCTGACCGGACAGAGAAGCTTTGCAGAACTCCACACAACAAGTTATATGTTTTCAACTGTCGGTGCGGCAGAGGGAAGCGAGCTGTTGAGGAAGTCCCTCTGGGTGACGGCTGTGTCCCCTGGTGGGGCAGCACTGCCCCACACCATTGCAGGAGACATGCAGAGGGCTGGCAGCCAGCGTCCCTTCAGATGGCCCTGCCCGGCACTCGCAGCGTCGGGCTCCTcgccagggaggcagctgacctTCCGTGGCCAGACCTCCAAGAAGCCCTGCTCTCTCTTACCAGCTCCCCCAGTGCTTTCTGGAGGTGTCAGCATTGTTTACAACAGGCTCCGCTCTGTTAACTCATCCCATTAACCCTTCCCACAGATCCTTGCAGTCGAGCAAGGACAGCTCTATCCATTTGACTTCTGACTGTTAAATCTGCAAAAATGCCACGGGAAGCAAACCCCCAAGAGGAATTCCTGCATCCCCACTGATTTTTCTGACTACTCAGgttctgaaggaagagaaaatgcatcCCTTATCTCAGGGATTTGCTGTCGATGCTACAAGTCTGGTTAAACTCTCAGGTGGAATGGCCCCGCGGCGCTGGGCTGGGTGAGGGAGCAGCAGCATGGGTCCTCGCTGCGGAGGGCCGGGCAGAACCTGCGTCCCAACGCAAGGACTACAAAGGCGAGGGCTGAGAGGCGAAAGtacttctttcatttaaaaactgcctgctaattttttcatctgtttaatTACAGACAAGCATGGAACAGTTaacttttgtaaaataaagaaatcctGGTGCCTCCCCTTGGGATCTAACCGCCCGCGTCAGCGGGAGGTGCCACAGGAATGCCAGCGGCGAGCCCAGGTGTGCGGGACTGCGCGCCACCAGTGCACGGGGACACAGAAACAGCCACAGGGCAGTCTCCTGCTTTAACTCACCTCATCTAACGCTCCTTGGCCTGTGAGGAGCAGAGCATTGTTCTTTGCTCTCAAGTTCTCACTAACTTTTCAGTGTggtttcatattttccttttgtcacaAGCTGTTTACAATCTCTAGAAAGTTAACTTACAGCCTCCGACTTAATTTTTTGGGGCAGGATTATTTTGTAGATTTGATGGCATTTTAACTAATTTACAAGGATAACattactaaattaatttttttctattttttaccTCATCCTCATCGGCTGTTAGCTTGCCACAGCTCCATTAACAAGAGCTCAAGTTCTCAGAGCacgggaagaaagaaaaatccttctccGGCCATAAAATACCTTTCACCTAAGTTCAAAATGACCATAGCCAGCTTCAGCCCTTTGCTACGTATGGATCCCAAGTAAAAACTTCCCAAAAATCATACTCTGACAGCAGAACAAGCTGAGCCTTTCTAGCTGGAGTGCCAGACTCCCGGGTCTGCCCTTGTCCcacatggcagaaagagacagagaTTCAGCTTCCTCCACTCCTAAATCATGAGGAGGCATTTAGCCCAGTGGGACAAGAAGGGGCATAAATGAGGAATAACAATAAAGTGGAAAGAAATGCAAgggtcctttaaaaaaaaacccagaaacaaaaaGCCCTCAATGCTCCCATAAATAAGATACAGTGAGCAATCTGCTGAAAAGCGGAGGGCACTCTCAAAGTCCCAAGTTGCACCTTTTCTCATAAAGCACTGAAGTAAGTTTTGCTAGAAGGTGGGAGCAAACAAACAATCGCAAACGGCTGTTTCCCATGAGCACAGGGCTCCGTCGCACTAAGGTCCCAATAAACTTCCTCATGGGTTCCCCCAAACGAGGAACAAGCAGGTTGTGGTTCCCCTTGTCCCGTCACCTTCAGACCCCGTGGTGGTGGCCGGCAGGTACAACGTGCCGGGCAGGAGCACCCAGCCCGCCGTCCCTCCGGTGccagctgctccctcccctgcaaaCCTGCCCCTTCTCTGCCCGGCGCCTGCGGCTCTGTGCCCTGAGCAGTGCCCTGTCCTGCTCCCGGACCCTCCGGCTCCTCGCgtcctgcctttctcctctgcaCAAGGCTCCTGTTTTCCTCATCgtcctttgttttcctccttttcactCTGGTTCCTTGGTCTGATTTTTCCAAATACACGGCACTTTGTCTGTCCTCTTGGACCTCTCCCAGCTTTTCTCCTACCAGCCTTCCATCCCCGACATCCCCAAGCTCTGTCCCTCTCCCCACTGTCTCTCCTCAGCGGCCATTCATGGCCATACCGTCCATGAGGAACCTGATCCACCAAGTgcctcccaccctgccctggccggcagctcccgggCCCAGCCTGCCCTCGGGGAGGGAGGAGGCCAGAGTGACCCATGGCGGGTGACAAGGTGACCTACCAGCAGCGGTGACCAGCAGGCTGAGAGGACACACATGATCCCCAAGAGCTGGATCAGTGTCTCTGTGGCGATCCGCCCCCACTGCTTGCTGGAGTGCGACGCAGTCGCTTTGGTCCGACAACGAGACACCAAGGCCTCGATGGTGGCCAGGTTGCAGGCCAGCGTTACCACGAGGGAGAGGAGCCCCAGGATGGTGAAGGTGGAGGCAAAGCAGAGGCTCCCGGTGAGCTGGCTGTCGCCGGTGCTGATGAAGCACCAGGTGCCGGGCCACTGCAGCGTGTACTGGCCCAGGCCGGCCACGGGCAGCAGGGCGAAGGCAAACACGGCCAGCCAGATCCCAAGCAGCACCGTCTTCGTCACCCGCGTCTTCATGTGGCTGGCATACCAGTGGGGCGCGCGGATGGCCAGCGTCCTCTCCACAGCCATGGCGCTGGCGATGAAGAGCGGGCAGAGGCCGAAGACGGTCATGCTGAAGCCGAAGAAGGAGCAGAGGTGGCCCGAGGGGTCGACGGCCTCCCAGGTGCGGTCAGCCAGGTAGACAGAGATGACGATGGGGCTGGTCAGCAGCTGCCCTAGCAGGTCGGTGATGGCCAGGGAGCCGATGCACAGCAGGAAGGACCGTTTCCTCCGGCTCCCCTTGGCCCGGTAGCTGCGGGAgaccagcagcatggccagggcATTGCCCACGATGCCCGTGATCATCATGGTCAGTGGGAACACCACCGAGACGGCGCCGCAGccctccgccgccggccccgTCCCGTTGCCCCGCTGACGCATGGCACCGGGCTCGGTGCC carries:
- the PTGER3 gene encoding prostaglandin E2 receptor EP3 subtype, with protein sequence MSRQCQGGPNGTEPGAMRQRGNGTGPAAEGCGAVSVVFPLTMMITGIVGNALAMLLVSRSYRAKGSRRKRSFLLCIGSLAITDLLGQLLTSPIVISVYLADRTWEAVDPSGHLCSFFGFSMTVFGLCPLFIASAMAVERTLAIRAPHWYASHMKTRVTKTVLLGIWLAVFAFALLPVAGLGQYTLQWPGTWCFISTGDSQLTGSLCFASTFTILGLLSLVVTLACNLATIEALVSRCRTKATASHSSKQWGRIATETLIQLLGIMCVLSACWSPLLITMLKMIFSHTSFEHCKGFLGEAQGSELHKECNFFLTAVRLASLNQILDPWVYLLLRKILLQKFCQAANAVSKCSNNEWKERSITLSEEIRRTTA